The genomic DNA gtctctctctctctctctctctctgtgtctctctctctctctctctctctctctctctctctctctctctgtctctctctctctctctgtctctctctctctctcaccctgtctctgtctctctctctctctctgtctctctctctctctctctctctctctctctctctctcatgcaccTGCTCAGATGCACACTGAATGACGGTCTTTTGCGTCCTGGTTGCCGCAGAGAGGCGCGTCGAGCTGCGCACCGCTGACAGCAGGTGATTGACAGCAGGTGATTGACAGCAGGTGATTCCTGTTCCTCTCAGAGTAAGACTGAAGTGACAAAACCTTTTGGTCCTTGCAGATATAGAATTAGTCGTTTGCCAAATGGGCACATTTGGAAGAAAATGTCGCTCTGATGTGATTTACTTATAAATTCCAAAAACATCATTCAGTCTTTTAGATATAACCAAATTAGGATTTCTTATCAATGTTAAGATTCCGTAAATGCTGTTTAGTccaattaatatataataattcacCGGGTCTTCGAGTTATGTAATGACTGGTTATTTGTCTTATGATATAACTGCAAATGTTTATGGTATGGCTTTAGTGGTTTCCACATAGACACTGTAactattaaacacattaaatgcagTGTTGAGCTGCAGTGTGTTGTCTGGATAGATGTCGGTATATTTACCACCTGCAGATAGATGGACAGCATGTGCAGAAGGCTTGTGGCCTGATAACAGCAAAACGCAAAAATAATCAGTGTACTGGTTTTATTGGTCACCCTGAACCTCTCCAGGCTGTTTGAGATGCTTACTCTCCAAATCTCCTTTTATTCTGAACCgtgttttcatgtgaaatgCAGACTCCAGAGTTTATGTCTGGCTCAACACAATGGCATGAAAAGATTCCGTCTCTCTTCCACTGTGGTCGACGTGCGTTTGTTTTCCTCCCGACAGTTTCCTCAGTTTACTCTCTTGACAAAGTTCTTCTCTGATCCCTTGAAACCCATTCATAGTGTTCATATGCTCTGGACCGCACAGGAGATCAAAGTCAAGCACTGATTGGTCAAGAATTGTGCGGACCGtaatctgattggctgagatgAAAATAGCTGTTTCTACTAACAGATAGACAGATGAAGTATTCCGATTCATTACGTTAGTAAAACTAGCAAAACCACACTGAAAAATACTCTTATGCAAGTAAAAGGGTAACACAAAACAGTAGGCCAACTCATGTTTAAGTGATTAGTAATGAATGAGTTGTTACTGCTACTAACTGTAGTGCTGTTGAGCAGGTTCAGAGTTGGAATAACTTATGTATGTTACTACTAACGTAACGTACTTTAGTAcagcacttgagtaaatgtactttccacTGCTGCTTACACATGAAACATGAGCAAACATGTGGCCTCAATGCAGATTTCTGACTCCAGAGAGTGATACATTTTCACAGCTACTGCCAATGCTGTCAGATCATGTAggcgaaaaaacaaaaaaccccagGCGCTAGTCACAGAGTAATTAGACATTTCTGAGTCGTAcgattttttttcctcagcagCATTCATgctccactcacacacatgcaaaacttGCAACAATAGTTAGACTATaacaatgaatcaaataaatgaGTATCTCTTTATTTACTGCAACCAGTATAGTGAATGATGGCACCAGGGAAAACAATCTGAAACAactaccaaaataaaaagttacgTTTATTTTCAGTATACATTATCATGCCAGCGCAGGAGGAAGCAGCTTACCAACATGGCAAAGAACCCAAACACTGACTTCCTTCACAAATAGCGGGAGAAGTCAACAGTGGAATAACAGAGTGGGAGACCCTCCCCGTATTTGTTAAAtggcatgtgtgtttttcataaatatttgatttgtgaGATAGCTGCAGATATTTGTCTCTGAGTACAGGGTGGAAACATGCAAACCAattgtgaaatattaataaacccCAGACGAACATGTGAGAATGGGACCGCGCTGATGCAAAAGATTGGCTGTGTTTATTCTGAAAGATAAAGCTCAAACACCAACTTTTTTGTGAATAGGAAGACAGTTCCTGTGTATTAGGGGGATTTGTATGGCTGGGAATAACAGTCAGGAGCCAATCCCATTCATTGGAGAACAATTCACTGTTTGCAATAagggaaaataattattaataataaaaggacacatttgtaaaaacacaaataatctaGCTGGACAGTTGTCATTGTATATATTCTAAACAGAAACATCCCATTCTGCCCTCACAATAGGCTGCGGCTTGTTGATGTGCAGGGTGACtgttactttgtgtgtgttgttatcctaAACATCAAATCTCAAGCTAGAATCTTGTTAGATTTTTGCCttgacaatatatttttttaattttctgtgtttcagattGGTGCTATCAGTCCCAGTTCGCCTGTGATCATCAGTGCAATGGTAAGCTTATTTAAATACAGAAAGTGTAACATTGtttgattataaaaataattttatttatatggcaCTTTTCAAAAGCAAgctacaaagtgcttcacataaGACGTAAATCCAACGGATGTGAAGTGCAATAAAattcaaacaattaaaataaagagcaatttaacttatttaacttAAAAAGAACACATGCAGGGAAAGcacataattaattatttagagAAAACTGTATTcttaaataatgtgtttataagAGGATAAAGAGATCGCCAGCATGTATGCAGGTTGCTTGACTGAAGAGGCTCCTCTGGTTTTCAGCCTGGACTTGGGAATAACTAATAGAGACATACCTGAGATCTAGGGTTACACGCAGGTTTATACGGGGTAATTAAGTCAGAAGTATAATCAGGAGCCCATCCCATAAATGCCTCATACTGTAGGTGATCATTACAACCTTAAAATCGAATCTTAAATGTAACACCACCCAATGTATAGATGCTTACTATCTAAGTGTGAAGAAATTTGACTAAATTAAGAATCTGAACCTATTATTACAACTTCCAATTTATTGGATTCTATCTGAAAGAAGTTCttagaaaacacttttttaacgTCTGTAAGACGGACATAAAGTTTGCTCAGCTGCAAATTAAATATGATGCTTTTTAAATAAGAGATGTAAAGGTGACATATCTATTGAGAAGACTGAGGACTCACTGCGGTATCCCATGCACACAAGGTGtcaaggaataaaaaaaaatctaaaacattacCAAATATGCCTACCCAATGCTAAAGACATTCAACTAAAATCAAGTGATCATCTGTTTCAAAAAGCACAAGTACGATCATTCAATAAAACACGTGTAGACTATGTCACCTCCCAAAAGAAGATCATTACGAACCATGATAAGACCCGTCACGGTGCAATGACTCACTCTAAAACCAACAGTCCAACTTTTTTAACTTAGGTCCTTTTCTTGTTTTAGCGCCAGACAATTGGAACCACGCTAACAGCGACTGTGATGGAAGAAACCAGTCGCCCATCAACATCGTCACAAGAAAGACTTTGAAAGACGAGCGGCTGACTCCTTTCCAGTTCGACAACTACCAGCAGATCTTCAGAGCCACAATCAAGAACAACGGCCACTCGGGTGAGCATATCATAAACTTTCCATCAGATAGCCATCAGTGCCGTGAGCTTATGTGTGACTATTGTCTTTGTGCTCGATGCTTGCCCACAGTTCAGGTTGGAGTGCCTATCCTGAGCACCATCTCAGGTGGAGACCTGCCGACCAGCTACAAGGCTGTGCAGTTCCACCTGCACTGGGGCAGCAATGGAGGGCCTGGCTCAGAGCACACCATCGATGGGGAGCAGTATCCCATGGAGGTACCTTAGCCTTGCTATACAAAACACACTCATCCTGTCTTCAGTCAAGACATAAACTGAAACTGTTAAAAGGTTTGTAAACACATAAAAGCTGGAAAGTCAAAAGTAAAACAGACCAAATATTTGAACTATTATCATAAAAAGAGAGATCTGTCCTATAAAttcaacatttcaaatatgtATGTGAATATAGCGTAAATCTAAATGGTAAGGCTGGTGATGTTCTATATTTTTCCCGTTAAAAGACCAAGAATAACAGTGCATTAGTCCATCCTTCAATACTTCCAGGACTCTTTACCATGTCTCTGGCTTCCAGCTTCAACCCCATTCATTCCTACTCAaaacataaatctttaaaaaacaagccaCAAATACATAGgcgttgtttttttcaatagttCCCTGGACACTCTAGTTTTAGAAAACCTTACTTAAATAGAAGTTAATAGTGCATTTGTGACAAACTATTTTCAGCCACTGGTTTGACGTActtgtgagtatttacagcagcagaatggtataaaaaaaaaacattgccagTATTTGTTGCactaaatggactgtacttgtatagcgcttttctagtcttccgaccactcaaagcgcttttacattactaatcattcacccattcacacccattcatacactgatgacaggagctaccatgcaaggtgccacctgtccatcaggaccttaactaacattcatacacacacatacaccgcaggaacagcctgtgtcttgcccaaggacacatcgactgccggagccagggatcgaaccaccgatcctctgattgggggacgacactgctctccactgagccacagccgccctaaaggaacatgtcacccagtttGATGATCAGGCATATTGATGtcttattatcattattattattaatatgtattttaaaacaatgtaactctacatacacacagacttgTTAGTAGGATTAATTAAATGTTGGCTATGGTCtgtttgtggatttttttgccAATATATAAAATCACCAGACTTATCCCTTAAATAGTCAAAAATACTGATTGGGCAATTTAACTTACTTTTTATGGGTACTCTCAATCACTATAAGTGAATGCGTGACTAAGTGATGATTGTTATATTGGTTAAGAAAGCCCTATCTATCAATCAAGTCCTTGATGACacgtttttaataaataaccgATAGACTTTAACTGATATCTTAGGTATCCGCGCCTATTGTTAGAGCACGTCTTTAACAATGTctttaaactgataaaaaagtTGTGACTTTTCTTATGGGTTCCATTTACAATTGCTTTCCACGTACGCTGTAAAAAACTTAACATCAGTAATTTTGCCTCTACAGCTGCACATTGTTCATATGAAGAACCATTACACTGATCTGACAACAGCACTATCAGACCCGCAGGGAGTCGCAGTCCTCGGGTTCTTCTACGAGGTAACCATTTTGATGACAGTATCATTCATATCAAAATGCTAAAACTAAACAGACCTCAGGTCGGTATGAAGCAGTGTTGATATGTGTATGTTTCCATTCTCAGAGGTCCAATAGTGCAAACCGGAAGTACGAGCCCATCATCAACGCTCTGCAAAGCATCAAAGCTGCAAGTAGGTACTCAGGTTCAAAATAACCAACTTAAGACAAGGCTGCacagcggtgctgctaacgtttcATCTGTGACGTTTCTGTTTTCAGATGGCAATACTTCTCTCCCTTCCATCTCGCTGGCACAACTAATCCCACCTGAGCAGAATCTGACCACTTATTACCGCTACAAGGGCTCTCTGACCACCCCAGGGTGCACTGAGGCTGTGATTTGGACTGTGTTTGAGAATCCCATCGCTCTGAGCATGGAACAGGTTAGGATCATAGACCAGAAGCAGtgatggattattttatttctgtgttttgtttataaaGCAGAGTGCTTTTTGTTAAAACTACAGTCATTGAAAGTTTCCCTGAATGGTGGAGAAGTATTAAGATCCTGTACTTATTATACAACATTCCAAAAACTGGTTAATAAGgtattgaagaagaaaaagaaaagtggtgTTACACAaatttgtattgtttctttGTACTGTTCTCTAACCTTAGTTTACtacttttttgtgaaaaatactgAATAGCTTCACCTATGTGGGCCTCCATTGGAGAACTTAAAGGGGGATGTGTTGGAATTTGGTGGACCTCAAAGACATCTGAAATTTGACAAGGGGCCCCAACTAGACACTGCTCTTTTGTAAGCGGTCGCATAACATTGGGTAACCACTGGTTAAAAATGTATGGTATTTTAATAAGCATTCGTGTTCTTGTTTAAGTTATTAATCAGTAAAGTagtgtatgtaatgtaatgtaaagtatctaattaaagctgtcagataactAAAGCggagtaaaatgtaaataaaatgtagagGAGCCAAACTATAAAGtagcatcaaatggaaatactcagagtaaaagttaaatgtaaaatttCCGAAAAAAACTCTGCATTATCGGGATCAGTTAAATTACACACCTTGATGATCTCCTTCCAAATTCTGGAGCATAACTGTTGTGTTTATCTTCTGATCCTCCAGCTGCGGGCGTTCTCTGAGCTCAAGTTCCGCAATGGGAAGCAGATGGTGGGGACCTTCAGACCGGTCCAGCCCCTGAACGGTCGGCAGGTGTTTCGGTCGGGGGGCGCAGTGATCCTGGCCAGTTCGGCCCTCCTAATGGCATCCATCGCCACGGCCTTGGGACTGTCCCAAACTATATAGAGCGAGGGCATCCCGTGCTGCACTGCGACATCCATGAACACAAAAAGTTCTGTATCACTCCTCAGCTGAACCCTGGTTTGTAACATCTTCATCGCATGGTTGCTAAGATGATCGGCCATGTCGTAGTGCAGGCGTGACTCACCTAGTGTTCCTCCCTTACAACATAAATGACAAAGGCGTTCGAGGAACGCTTTACGAACTGTGCTGTGAGGGTTCGATCCGCATTCATGCATGCGTAGTGAAGCAGTAGGTCTTATTTCAGCATAATGATTGGCCATAAAGCAGGTTATCCAGCAGTCGAAGTTACAACTGAACTCAAACTTAGCTTCAGATCCCCTAGTCATGCCctaattttttttacacagcgTCATCCTATAAACACCAGCACACCCTAGTACACTTTAGACCTCATCCTCCTTGTTCAATGTCAGGTAAAATTAGTCTCTGCTTCATTTTAGTGCGAGTCGCTGATGTGCCAATGTCAGCCACATGACCTGCCACGTGATGCGCTGTTCTCAGTGGGGCAAGTGAACGGCACGGCGCTATTAATAGCAGAACTGAGTCAAATAAACACGCTCCATTTCAAAGCCAGTGGTCAGAGGAGTCAGTAGTTTGACCTTTCTTTCAAAGTCCAGGAGCACACAGCACGGCCATCAGGTGAAACACCACTCAGTCAGCAGTTGGTTGGAGGAAGCGGGGAGGGTGAGGGGTGTGAGGTCTTGCCTTTCCCACCGGGAGTCCAGTGTcaggagcagagctgcagtctaTTTTGTCCCAGAGTTAGAGTCTACTGACACCTGAGACAAAGAGGAAGCTGCAGAGATGCTAATGTTATCAAGTGAGGGACAGCCTGGtatcagagggaggagggagcaTCAGCAATGCGAAGAGACAACAACACTTTTCAAAATCAACCTGCGTAAAATGCAACTCGTTGTTTAAAACCAACATCGTTATTTTCATGCATCTCAAACACTCGCATGAATCTGCATGTCCTGATGTTCCAGATGTTCCTAATGAGCTAAGAGTACATGGCCGCCGGAGTGAAGCTACACACGCATAAACAGTGCTTGCCaaattcatacacacacacctcaggcactccatttctcatttttttacCCCGTGAAGTTCAGTGAGCTTGTCTTGAGATCATGTGACTGTGTTCATGGTTCGTTTTACAGGGTCTGGGATGCACTAAATGTTATCGACTGTGAATTACACCCCACTGAGTTCTCACTCATTTATTCAGGAGGACTTGTTATGTATTCTAGTGAGAAATCTGTGCAATTTTTCCAGCAAGATTTGTTGTGATGATCGAAAAAGGAATCTGTATATTTTCCATGGTTTCATAAGGCACCGAGTTATATTTCTATGCTGTGTCATTGTACACATGTATTTATGTGCTGAATGTGTATATTGATATGAGACGCacagttattgttatttatgtattgCAACGTTTATATATAGTACTGAATGCAAAACCATATATGAAGCATCAAGTTGTTCATGAGCAAGTTTACTTATGCTGTAATGCTTGAAAGTGTCTTGGCGATTGTGTTATgactgaacaaaaataataaactacCTACATGCCTTTTTAATGACAGCCTCTTCTGCTTGCACAGGCACAGTTCATGCTATTTGAACCGGTGATCAAAACGGTATTTAGCCTCAGTGTCAGCCCTGCCCCGTCATCTCTGCACTGTGAAAATTGATATTAGAATACGCTCTTTTGGCTCTGTTGTTTGTCTGCTagctcagacacacagacaagctTCTCACTTTCCTTTCCGATTCCCCTTCAGTCTGTCGGGAGAGTCACGGATCTCAATCCCTTAATCCTATTCTAATTGACTTGTTATAGAAGCTGTTTTTGGCCAGCAtccacttacacacacacacacacacacacacacacacacacacacacacacacacacacacacacacacacacacacacacacacacacatagctgaGCAAGACGTTGTTGTATCATACACAGCTCATTATGAAAGCTATACCAGAgtatta from Anoplopoma fimbria isolate UVic2021 breed Golden Eagle Sablefish chromosome 24, Afim_UVic_2022, whole genome shotgun sequence includes the following:
- the ca4a gene encoding carbonic anhydrase 4a: MQQLILPVLLASFWTTCTRAEDWCYQSQFACDHQCNAPDNWNHANSDCDGRNQSPINIVTRKTLKDERLTPFQFDNYQQIFRATIKNNGHSVQVGVPILSTISGGDLPTSYKAVQFHLHWGSNGGPGSEHTIDGEQYPMELHIVHMKNHYTDLTTALSDPQGVAVLGFFYERSNSANRKYEPIINALQSIKAANGNTSLPSISLAQLIPPEQNLTTYYRYKGSLTTPGCTEAVIWTVFENPIALSMEQLRAFSELKFRNGKQMVGTFRPVQPLNGRQVFRSGGAVILASSALLMASIATALGLSQTI